The Streptomyces sp. NBC_01142 genome has a window encoding:
- a CDS encoding prolyl oligopeptidase family serine peptidase, which yields MDTQGFPRQFARTRRFSLGVPQHFTLSPDGARVLFVRSTGGTDPVSRLWLYEEGAERMLADPLSLGGAKEVPEEVPEEVPEEERVRRERAREMSSGVVAYATDREVRVVAFALGGELWVLRTDGGDAQRIAAAGPVVDPRPSPDGTSIAYVTGGALRVVRTDGTDDRLLAAPEGPEVTYGLSDHVSAESMGRLRGYWWSPDGNALLVARVDTSPVQRRYISDPANPTKPPRSMRYPAAGTANAEVTLHIVRLDDGRSGLGVPPAEGRGRVRVRIPAAAPEEHHWPGEWTDTAFEYVTSADWDARGPLVHVQTRDQRTACLLSVDPDSGETDLLHTQRDAAWVDLVPGAPGRTVSGTPVVTRANTDDTRGLHIGSAKSPAGLHVRKVIGAVGERVFFTASEEPTEIHVWSYDPGAGFVRISDGPGVHTAAVGGDTVVLDSRTDDGQTVTVLHGGTPAGQIAVLAEEPLVASCPVLLTLGRRELRSRLHLPSWYEPGSGRLPVLLSPYSGPAVQLVVRARGWWTAVSQWFAEQGFAVLVTDGRGTPGRGRGWEKSIHGDRLTPVLEDQIDALHAAAARCPDLDLSSVAIRGWSYGGYLAAGAVLHHPEVFHAAIAGAAPTDRLLYDTHWEERFLGHPEVTPENYERCSLVAHADRLTRPLLLVHGVADDNVAFAHLLRFSSALLAAGRPHSVLPLSGATHLVTEEDAASNLMLLEADFLKKSLRI from the coding sequence ATGGATACCCAAGGATTTCCCCGCCAGTTCGCCCGCACCCGGCGCTTCTCGCTCGGTGTCCCCCAGCACTTCACCCTCTCTCCGGACGGCGCGCGCGTGCTCTTCGTCCGGAGCACGGGCGGTACGGACCCGGTGAGCCGGCTGTGGCTGTACGAGGAGGGTGCGGAGCGCATGCTCGCCGACCCGCTGTCGCTGGGCGGGGCAAAGGAGGTGCCGGAGGAGGTGCCGGAGGAGGTGCCGGAGGAGGAGCGGGTCCGCAGGGAGCGCGCCAGGGAGATGTCGTCCGGGGTGGTGGCGTACGCGACCGACCGCGAGGTGCGGGTCGTGGCCTTCGCGCTGGGCGGCGAGCTCTGGGTCCTGCGGACGGACGGGGGCGACGCGCAGAGGATCGCGGCCGCGGGCCCGGTGGTGGACCCGCGCCCCTCCCCCGACGGCACCTCGATCGCGTACGTGACGGGTGGCGCCCTCCGCGTCGTGCGTACGGACGGAACGGACGACCGGCTGCTGGCGGCGCCGGAGGGACCCGAGGTGACCTATGGACTCTCGGACCATGTGTCGGCGGAGTCGATGGGGCGGCTGCGCGGCTACTGGTGGTCTCCGGACGGGAACGCGCTGCTGGTCGCGCGGGTGGACACCTCGCCGGTGCAACGTCGGTACATCTCCGACCCGGCCAACCCGACGAAGCCGCCGAGGTCGATGCGGTATCCGGCGGCGGGCACGGCGAACGCGGAAGTGACGCTCCACATCGTGCGGCTGGACGACGGGCGGAGCGGCCTGGGGGTCCCCCCGGCCGAAGGCCGGGGGAGGGTGCGCGTACGGATTCCTGCCGCGGCCCCGGAGGAGCACCACTGGCCGGGCGAGTGGACCGACACGGCCTTCGAGTACGTCACCTCCGCCGACTGGGACGCGCGCGGCCCGCTCGTCCATGTGCAGACCCGCGACCAGCGCACCGCGTGTCTCCTGTCCGTCGACCCGGATTCGGGCGAGACGGACCTGCTGCATACGCAGCGGGATGCGGCGTGGGTCGATCTGGTGCCGGGCGCTCCGGGCCGTACGGTCTCCGGCACCCCGGTCGTCACCCGGGCCAACACCGACGACACACGCGGACTGCACATCGGCTCTGCGAAGTCCCCTGCCGGACTCCACGTCCGCAAGGTCATCGGCGCCGTCGGGGAGCGGGTGTTCTTCACCGCGAGCGAGGAGCCGACCGAGATCCATGTCTGGTCCTACGACCCCGGCGCCGGCTTCGTCCGCATCAGCGACGGCCCCGGCGTCCACACCGCGGCCGTCGGCGGCGACACCGTCGTACTGGACAGCAGGACGGACGACGGACAGACCGTGACAGTGCTGCACGGCGGCACGCCGGCCGGGCAGATCGCCGTGCTCGCCGAGGAGCCCCTGGTCGCTTCCTGCCCGGTCCTGCTCACGCTCGGCCGACGAGAACTGCGCAGCCGGCTCCACCTCCCCTCCTGGTACGAGCCCGGCTCCGGCAGGCTGCCCGTCCTTCTCAGCCCGTACTCCGGGCCCGCCGTCCAGCTGGTCGTGCGGGCCCGTGGGTGGTGGACCGCCGTCTCGCAGTGGTTCGCCGAGCAGGGTTTCGCCGTACTGGTCACCGACGGGCGGGGCACCCCGGGCCGCGGCCGGGGGTGGGAGAAGTCGATCCACGGCGACCGGCTGACACCCGTCCTGGAGGACCAGATCGACGCGCTGCACGCGGCCGCCGCCCGCTGCCCCGATCTGGATCTCAGCTCGGTGGCGATCCGCGGCTGGTCGTACGGCGGCTATCTCGCGGCCGGTGCGGTGCTGCACCACCCCGAGGTCTTCCACGCCGCGATCGCGGGCGCCGCCCCGACCGATCGTCTGCTCTATGACACACACTGGGAGGAGCGCTTCCTCGGCCATCCGGAGGTGACTCCTGAGAACTACGAACGCTGCTCGCTCGTCGCGCACGCCGACAGGCTGACCCGCCCGCTGCTGCTGGTCCACGGCGTCGCCGACGACAATGTGGCCTTCGCCCACCTGCTGCGCTTTTCCTCGGCGCTGCTTGCCGCCGGCCGGCCCCACAGCGTGCTGCCGCTCTCCGGTGCGACACATCTGGTCACCGAGGAGGACGCGGCGAGCAACCTCATGCTGCTCGAGGCCGACTTCCTCAAGAAGTCCTTGAGGATCTGA